The Pectobacterium parmentieri genome segment TCGGGCGGATAATATCAATCCTCAGGGCGTGTTGGATTATCTGCACTATCATCGCGCTTACAAAACAGACTACGAGCTGGCCTGCATGCGTGAAGCTCAAAAGACGGCGGTTATCGGCCATCGTGCAGCGCATGAAGCGTTTCTTTCTGGCATGAGCGAATTCGATATTAATCTGGCGTATCTGACGGCAACTGGCCATCGGGATATCGATGTGCCTTACGGCAATATCATTGCGCTCAATGAACATGCAGCGGTGCTGCACTATACCCAGTTAGATCATCAGGCACCTTCCGATGTTCGCAGCTTTCTGATTGATGCGGGCGCTGAATATAACGGCTATGCCGCTGACCTCACGCGAACCTATTCTGCACAGAGCGATGGGGCGTTTGCTCAACTGATTAAAGATCTCAACCAGGAAATGCTCGCGTTGATTGATACCGTTCAGGCGGGCGTGCGCTATAGCGATTACCATCTTCAGATGCATCAGCGGATTGCGAAGCTGCTGAAATCACATCAACTGGTGCGGGACATCAGCGAAGAAGCGATGGTAGAGCAGGGGCTTACGTCGCCTTTCCTGCCGCACGGCCTTGGTCACCCGCTGGGCTTGCAGGTGCATGATGTCGCTGGGTTTATGCAAGACGACCGCGGTACACATCTGGCTGCTCCGACGCAGCATCCTTATCTGCGTTGTACCCGTGTGCTCGAGTCAGGCATGGTCATGACGATCGAACCGGGAATCTATTTCATTGAATCATTGCTCACTCCGTGGCGTGAGTGCGCATTGAGTCAGCACTTTGACTGGCAAAAAATAGATGCGCTGA includes the following:
- the pepQ gene encoding Xaa-Pro dipeptidase gives rise to the protein MEKLASLYHHHLATLQTRAQAVLARHQLDALLIHSGELLTVFLDDHDYPFKVNPQFKAWVPVTQVPNCWLWVDGVNPPKLWFYSPVDYWHNVVPVPESFWTEEIDITVLRNADDIGQLLPSQRERVAYIGYAPQRAQDLGIRADNINPQGVLDYLHYHRAYKTDYELACMREAQKTAVIGHRAAHEAFLSGMSEFDINLAYLTATGHRDIDVPYGNIIALNEHAAVLHYTQLDHQAPSDVRSFLIDAGAEYNGYAADLTRTYSAQSDGAFAQLIKDLNQEMLALIDTVQAGVRYSDYHLQMHQRIAKLLKSHQLVRDISEEAMVEQGLTSPFLPHGLGHPLGLQVHDVAGFMQDDRGTHLAAPTQHPYLRCTRVLESGMVMTIEPGIYFIESLLTPWRECALSQHFDWQKIDALKPFGGIRIEDNIVIHEGRVENMTRDLNLA